In the Marinitoga hydrogenitolerans DSM 16785 genome, one interval contains:
- a CDS encoding (2Fe-2S)-binding protein, giving the protein MRIQEHPILEFKRGKKIKFYFEGRELYGYEGETIAAALYALGIWEYRESLKTGKPRGLFCAIGHCSSCLMVVNGIPNIRICVTPLKEGMVVKKQKPKGDLIERI; this is encoded by the coding sequence TTGAGAATTCAAGAACATCCGATTTTGGAATTTAAACGAGGAAAGAAAATTAAGTTTTATTTTGAAGGTCGAGAGCTATACGGTTATGAAGGTGAAACAATTGCAGCAGCATTGTACGCTTTGGGGATATGGGAATATAGAGAAAGCTTAAAAACAGGAAAACCAAGAGGTTTATTCTGCGCAATTGGTCATTGTTCTTCATGTTTAATGGTTGTGAATGGTATTCCAAATATTCGAATTTGTGTTACTCCATTAAAAGAAGGGATGGTAGTAAAAAAACAAAAACCAAAGGGTGATTTAATTGAAAGAATATGA